A stretch of Myxococcus hansupus DNA encodes these proteins:
- a CDS encoding NUDIX hydrolase gives MEITATALLDLLATHVPEDAKEREDLERMRHFAQALAQPFSRTQSEAHFTGSAVVVDPSGTRMVLLHHRKLLRWLQPGGHADVADGGSMAATALREAREETGCRVSLHPTAPQPLDVDIHTIPARRDEPEHHHLDVRFLVVAENPEALVHDPAESFGVQWLTWDEAMTRADEAPLRRMLEKARRHVASSR, from the coding sequence ATGGAAATCACGGCCACCGCCCTCCTGGACCTGCTCGCGACCCACGTCCCCGAGGATGCGAAGGAGCGCGAGGACCTGGAGCGGATGCGCCATTTCGCCCAGGCCCTGGCGCAGCCCTTCTCCCGGACGCAGTCGGAGGCCCACTTCACGGGCAGCGCGGTGGTGGTGGACCCCTCCGGCACCCGGATGGTCCTGTTGCACCACCGCAAACTGCTGCGCTGGTTGCAGCCCGGAGGCCACGCGGATGTTGCGGACGGAGGCAGCATGGCGGCCACCGCGCTGCGGGAAGCGCGCGAGGAGACGGGCTGCCGCGTGTCGCTCCACCCCACCGCGCCCCAGCCGCTGGACGTGGACATCCACACCATCCCCGCGCGCCGGGACGAACCGGAGCATCACCACCTGGATGTGCGCTTCCTCGTGGTGGCGGAGAACCCGGAGGCCCTGGTGCACGACCCGGCCGAATCCTTTGGCGTGCAGTGGCTCACGTGGGACGAAGCCATGACGCGCGCGGACGAAGCGCCGCTGCGCCGGATGTTGGAGAAGGCCCGGCGGCACGTGGCCTCTTCCCGCTGA
- a CDS encoding sigma-54-dependent transcriptional regulator yields the protein MARILVIDDHDTLREGMTVTLTRAGHTVSAVRSGQDGLAAYRKTPFDLVVTDLKMDGMDGIAVTKALKAQDAGAVVMVVTAFGTIETAVQAMQEGAYDFITKPFPPEVLRAKVDKGLELASTRKQVERLTARTAAHDSDAALTHGNLVGDSEPMQKLVSQVIKVAQSDATVLVRGESGTGKELVARMLHQRSPRRDGPFIVVHCAALAETLLESELFGHERGAFTGAVKRKLGRFELADGGTLFLDEVGEIPASVQTKLLRVLQEKEIQRVGGEDTFKVDVRVVSATHRDLQAEVKAGRFREDLYYRLHIVPVVLPPLRERPEDISLLARHFVAKHAVRVNRRVTGLDDSALRALARHAWPGNVRELENVIEQALVFAEGDLLTDLDLPSHLTASGTPRVEAGLPVLQGDRPLPDILEDLERQLIARAYEKAGGVKTETARLLGIKTSALYYKLEKYGFLPKGTPPEEP from the coding sequence ATGGCGCGCATCCTCGTCATCGACGACCACGACACGCTGAGGGAGGGCATGACGGTCACCCTGACCCGCGCGGGCCACACCGTGTCCGCGGTGCGCAGCGGCCAGGACGGGCTGGCCGCGTACCGCAAGACGCCCTTCGACCTCGTCGTCACCGACCTGAAGATGGACGGCATGGACGGCATCGCGGTGACGAAGGCCCTCAAGGCGCAGGACGCCGGCGCCGTCGTCATGGTGGTGACGGCCTTTGGCACCATCGAGACCGCGGTGCAGGCGATGCAGGAGGGCGCCTACGACTTCATCACCAAGCCCTTCCCGCCCGAGGTGCTGCGCGCCAAGGTGGACAAGGGGCTGGAGCTGGCCTCCACGCGCAAGCAGGTGGAGCGGCTGACGGCGCGCACCGCCGCGCATGACTCGGACGCGGCCCTCACCCACGGCAACCTGGTGGGCGACAGCGAGCCCATGCAGAAGTTGGTGTCCCAGGTCATCAAGGTGGCCCAGAGCGACGCCACCGTGCTGGTGCGCGGCGAGAGCGGCACCGGCAAGGAGCTGGTGGCGCGCATGCTCCACCAGCGCTCCCCACGCCGAGACGGCCCCTTCATCGTGGTGCACTGCGCGGCGCTGGCGGAGACGCTGCTGGAGAGCGAGCTGTTCGGCCATGAGCGCGGCGCCTTCACCGGCGCGGTGAAGCGCAAGCTGGGCCGCTTCGAGCTGGCCGACGGCGGCACGCTCTTCCTGGACGAGGTTGGGGAGATTCCCGCCTCCGTGCAGACGAAGCTGCTCCGCGTGCTGCAGGAGAAGGAAATCCAGCGCGTGGGCGGCGAGGACACGTTCAAGGTGGACGTGCGCGTGGTGAGCGCCACGCACCGCGACCTCCAGGCCGAGGTGAAGGCCGGCCGCTTCCGCGAGGACCTCTACTACCGGCTGCACATCGTCCCGGTGGTGCTGCCGCCCCTGCGCGAGCGGCCCGAGGACATCTCCCTGCTGGCCCGGCACTTCGTGGCCAAACACGCGGTGCGCGTGAACCGGCGCGTCACGGGGTTGGACGACAGCGCGTTGCGCGCCCTGGCCCGGCATGCCTGGCCCGGCAACGTGCGCGAGTTGGAGAACGTCATCGAGCAGGCCCTCGTGTTCGCGGAAGGGGACCTGCTCACCGACCTGGACCTGCCCTCGCACCTCACCGCCAGCGGCACGCCGCGCGTGGAAGCGGGGCTTCCCGTGCTCCAGGGCGACCGCCCGCTCCCGGACATCCTGGAGGACCTGGAGCGGCAGCTCATCGCCCGCGCCTACGAGAAGGCCGGCGGCGTGAAGACCGAGACGGCGCGCCTGCTGGGCATCAAGACGTCCGCGCTGTACTACAAGCTGGAGAAGTACGGCTTCCTGCCCAAGGGGACGCCCCCCGAGGAGCCCTGA
- a CDS encoding tetratricopeptide repeat protein: MCGAPYRTLGNTEAVLYLLVSMSDARLEQFKKMVADFPDSPMSHFSLGKLYLERRQYAEAAAALESAVRLDSTYAAAMVALGDAWAGAGEAAKAREVLVRAREHALSQGHPGLAEEIDERIADLE, translated from the coding sequence ATGTGCGGCGCACCCTACCGCACCCTTGGCAACACGGAAGCGGTCCTCTATCTCCTGGTGTCCATGAGCGACGCCCGGCTGGAACAGTTCAAGAAGATGGTGGCGGACTTTCCCGACTCCCCCATGAGCCATTTCTCCCTCGGGAAGCTGTACCTGGAGCGGCGGCAGTACGCCGAAGCGGCGGCGGCCCTGGAGTCCGCCGTCCGGCTGGATTCCACCTATGCGGCCGCCATGGTGGCCCTGGGGGACGCCTGGGCGGGGGCCGGGGAGGCCGCCAAGGCCCGCGAGGTGCTGGTCCGTGCCCGGGAGCACGCACTGTCCCAGGGGCACCCGGGGCTCGCCGAGGAAATCGACGAGCGCATCGCGGACCTGGAGTAG
- the rsfS gene encoding ribosome silencing factor → MATKKKTTAKKTTTRAPAARKKTVSGRTPAKKKAPVAKKASGKKAPSKAPAKKKKAKLPVAPAQKAGPAENPAAKALAQRIGNLLVDKKALDVVILDVRGMTSYADYFVIASGESDRQVSAMAENVQVQLKTGDEPQRPIGTEGFETGQWVLLDYGEVVAHLFLADLRAHYDLEGLWADASREKLA, encoded by the coding sequence ATGGCCACGAAGAAGAAGACGACCGCGAAAAAGACCACCACCCGGGCCCCGGCGGCCCGGAAGAAGACTGTGTCGGGCAGGACGCCCGCGAAGAAGAAGGCCCCCGTCGCCAAGAAGGCCTCGGGGAAGAAGGCGCCTTCGAAGGCACCCGCGAAGAAGAAGAAGGCGAAACTCCCAGTCGCCCCTGCCCAGAAGGCGGGCCCCGCGGAGAACCCGGCCGCCAAGGCGCTGGCCCAGCGCATCGGCAACCTGCTGGTGGACAAGAAGGCGCTGGACGTCGTCATCCTCGACGTGCGCGGGATGACGTCCTACGCGGACTACTTCGTCATCGCCTCCGGCGAGAGCGACCGCCAGGTGAGCGCCATGGCGGAGAACGTCCAGGTGCAGCTCAAGACGGGCGACGAGCCCCAGCGTCCCATCGGCACCGAGGGCTTCGAGACGGGCCAGTGGGTGCTGCTCGACTACGGCGAAGTGGTGGCGCACCTGTTCCTCGCGGACCTGCGCGCGCACTACGACCTCGAGGGCCTCTGGGCCGACGCGTCGCGGGAGAAGCTGGCCTGA
- a CDS encoding 23S rRNA (pseudouridine(1915)-N(3))-methyltransferase RlmH, which translates to MKVRLLSIGKDRSGLYEPAVQEYARRLGHYTRFELVEMAEASGKRLKPGDAKAAEADAILAKRKPQDWLVALDERGSLLDSPELSRYVGKAQTGAKDLLFVIGGDEGLDARVRDAANLTLSLSKMTLPHRLARVVLIEQLYRAFTILKGEPYHK; encoded by the coding sequence GTGAAGGTCCGGCTCCTCTCCATCGGCAAGGACCGCTCGGGCTTGTACGAGCCCGCGGTCCAGGAGTACGCCCGGCGCCTGGGCCACTACACCCGCTTCGAGCTGGTGGAGATGGCCGAGGCCAGCGGCAAGCGCCTCAAGCCCGGGGACGCGAAGGCCGCCGAAGCCGACGCGATTCTCGCGAAGCGCAAGCCGCAGGACTGGCTGGTGGCCCTGGACGAGCGCGGCTCGCTGCTCGACTCCCCCGAGCTGAGCCGCTACGTGGGCAAGGCGCAGACGGGCGCCAAGGACTTGCTGTTCGTCATTGGCGGTGACGAGGGCCTGGACGCGCGCGTGCGGGATGCTGCGAACCTCACGCTGTCCCTGTCGAAGATGACGCTGCCCCACCGGCTGGCGCGCGTGGTGCTCATCGAACAGCTCTACCGCGCGTTCACCATCCTCAAGGGCGAGCCGTACCACAAGTAG
- a CDS encoding RNA ligase RtcB family protein produces the protein MRTEASTEPLSPSAPPASVRVIASAQSWVEGEAVRQLEAMARLPGMTLAVGLPDLHPGKGAPVGAAFLSEGFFYPYLVGSDIGCGMGLWNVDLLARKAKPERWAGKLDLEGPWAGDTEGFLQEHGVKSSGFEAALGTVGGGNHFAELQRVDAVHDAPAFAALGLSAERLLLLAHSGSRGLGEAILRAHVDRHAAGGLADDSPEAEAYLARHDHAVAWGRANRALVARRMLDGIGATGQRVLDVCHNSVTPRRDAARTQWLHRKGAAPSDEGPVVIPGSRGALSYLVVPTGEGLVSAHSLAHGAGRKWTRSAARDRMRERFTAEALTRTSFKSHVVCEDRDLLFEEAPPAYKPIDRVVTDLVEAGLVRVVATLAPVLTYKTRARQE, from the coding sequence ATGCGGACCGAAGCCTCGACTGAACCCCTCTCTCCCTCCGCGCCGCCCGCGAGCGTGCGTGTCATTGCCTCGGCCCAATCCTGGGTGGAAGGCGAGGCCGTCCGTCAGTTGGAGGCCATGGCGCGCCTCCCCGGCATGACGCTGGCGGTGGGACTCCCCGACCTCCACCCTGGCAAGGGCGCTCCGGTGGGCGCGGCATTCCTGTCGGAGGGCTTCTTCTATCCCTACCTGGTGGGCAGTGACATCGGCTGTGGCATGGGCCTGTGGAACGTGGACCTGCTGGCGCGCAAGGCCAAGCCGGAGCGCTGGGCAGGCAAGTTGGACCTGGAAGGCCCGTGGGCGGGCGACACGGAAGGCTTTCTCCAGGAGCACGGCGTGAAGTCCTCGGGTTTCGAGGCCGCGCTGGGCACGGTGGGCGGCGGCAACCACTTCGCGGAGTTGCAGCGGGTGGACGCGGTTCACGACGCACCGGCCTTCGCCGCGCTGGGCTTGTCGGCGGAGCGGTTGCTCCTCCTGGCCCACTCCGGCTCGAGAGGCCTGGGCGAGGCGATTCTCCGGGCCCACGTCGACCGCCACGCGGCGGGCGGACTCGCGGACGACTCCCCGGAAGCGGAGGCCTACCTCGCGCGGCATGACCACGCGGTGGCCTGGGGACGCGCCAACCGCGCGCTGGTGGCGCGGAGGATGCTGGACGGCATCGGCGCCACGGGACAGCGTGTCCTGGACGTGTGCCACAACAGCGTCACCCCTCGGCGTGACGCGGCGCGGACGCAGTGGCTGCACCGCAAGGGCGCGGCGCCGTCCGACGAAGGGCCGGTGGTGATTCCCGGCAGCCGGGGCGCGCTCAGCTACCTGGTGGTTCCCACGGGCGAGGGACTCGTCAGCGCGCACAGCCTGGCGCATGGCGCGGGCCGCAAGTGGACGCGCAGCGCCGCCCGGGACCGGATGCGCGAGCGATTCACGGCGGAGGCGCTCACCCGGACCTCATTCAAGAGCCACGTGGTGTGCGAGGACCGGGACCTGCTCTTCGAGGAGGCGCCGCCCGCGTACAAGCCCATCGACCGCGTGGTGACGGACCTGGTGGAGGCTGGACTGGTGCGCGTGGTGGCGACCCTGGCGCCCGTGCTCACGTACAAGACGCGCGCGCGGCAGGAGTAG
- a CDS encoding GNAT family N-acetyltransferase, which translates to MRMPLDPDSPLVRSAMEANQVEHMTYLARRLPGAIVQDTPGLLLVDSGLPCNTFNVVCRARLAREEADARIAAAVSHFRDKSFPFAWWAGPDALPEDLDARLSAHGLVNAEQELGMSMDLSRLPALTLPPGLSIRRAEDERTLADFAHVVAANWEPSDADVVEFYARTAHAALAPDSPIRFFVGYLDGEPVSASECHMAQGVAGLYSVATLRHARRRGIGSALTLAPLLDAREAGYRTATLQASAQGQGVYSRLGFVPRDTFREYQ; encoded by the coding sequence ATGCGGATGCCTCTCGACCCCGACTCGCCGCTCGTGCGGTCCGCCATGGAAGCCAACCAGGTGGAGCACATGACGTACCTGGCGCGGCGGCTCCCGGGCGCCATCGTCCAGGATACTCCCGGGCTGCTGCTCGTCGACTCGGGCCTGCCCTGCAACACCTTCAACGTCGTCTGTCGCGCCCGGCTCGCCCGTGAGGAAGCGGATGCGCGCATCGCCGCCGCCGTCTCGCACTTCCGGGACAAGTCCTTCCCCTTCGCGTGGTGGGCAGGGCCGGACGCCCTGCCCGAGGACCTGGACGCGCGCCTATCCGCTCACGGACTGGTGAACGCCGAACAGGAGCTGGGCATGTCCATGGACCTGTCGCGGTTGCCGGCGCTCACGCTGCCGCCCGGACTGAGCATTCGGCGCGCGGAGGATGAACGCACCCTGGCGGACTTCGCCCACGTCGTCGCCGCGAACTGGGAACCCTCCGACGCGGACGTGGTGGAGTTCTACGCACGGACGGCGCACGCCGCGCTCGCGCCGGACAGCCCCATCCGCTTCTTCGTGGGCTACCTGGATGGCGAGCCGGTCTCCGCCAGTGAGTGCCATATGGCGCAGGGCGTCGCGGGACTCTACTCGGTGGCCACCCTGCGTCACGCGCGGCGGAGGGGCATCGGCTCGGCGCTCACGTTGGCGCCTCTGCTGGACGCCCGGGAGGCAGGCTACCGGACAGCCACGCTCCAGGCCTCGGCGCAGGGACAGGGCGTCTACTCCCGGCTGGGTTTCGTCCCCCGCGACACCTTCCGCGAGTACCAATAA
- the gpmI gene encoding 2,3-bisphosphoglycerate-independent phosphoglycerate mutase: MTPAHKVLLCILDGWGIRQERDNNAILQAGTPHLDKLAAPYPFTELQTAGLAVGLPEGQMGNSEVGHTNIGAGRIVYQDLVRINRAAESGELAQNPVLRAALDGVKADGKALHLLGLVSPGGVHSSMDHLFALLKAARERNVAHVYVHAFLDGRDTPPQSALGYVEELERFLHETQTGRIATVSGRFYAMDRDKRWDRVKQAYDAMVFGQGPKAPDALSAIRASYAEKVTDEFVKPTVLAGRDGTPVGRIQDGDAVLFFNFRADRARELTQALAFPEFKEFDRGGLRLGRYVCMTQFDETFKLPSLFEPDQPQDIFPELLSRQGLRQFRTAETEKYAHVTFFFNGGREVVYAGEDRHLVPSPRDVKTYDLKPEMSAYEVTAELVRRLDSGKYDFALVNFANPDMVGHSGRLDAAMKAVRAVDECLGILGKACERNGWVLAISADHGNCEQMVDFETGEPHTAHTLNPVPFHLIHPDFRGQKLRPGILADIAPTLCKVMGLPQSKEMNRQGLLP, from the coding sequence ATGACGCCCGCGCACAAGGTCCTGCTCTGCATCCTGGATGGTTGGGGTATCCGCCAGGAGCGTGACAACAACGCCATTCTCCAGGCCGGCACGCCGCACCTGGACAAGCTGGCCGCCCCCTACCCCTTCACCGAGTTGCAGACGGCGGGCCTGGCCGTGGGCCTGCCCGAGGGGCAGATGGGCAACTCCGAGGTGGGCCACACCAACATCGGCGCGGGGCGAATCGTCTACCAGGACCTGGTGCGCATCAATCGCGCCGCGGAGTCAGGTGAGCTGGCGCAGAACCCCGTGCTCCGCGCCGCACTGGACGGTGTGAAGGCGGACGGCAAGGCGCTGCACCTGCTGGGGCTGGTGTCGCCCGGCGGGGTCCACTCGTCCATGGACCACCTGTTCGCGCTGCTCAAGGCGGCGCGCGAGCGCAACGTGGCCCACGTCTATGTGCATGCGTTCCTGGACGGACGTGACACGCCGCCGCAGAGCGCGCTGGGCTACGTGGAGGAATTGGAGCGCTTCCTTCACGAGACGCAGACGGGCCGCATCGCCACCGTGAGCGGGCGCTTCTACGCCATGGACCGAGACAAGCGCTGGGACCGCGTGAAGCAGGCCTACGACGCGATGGTGTTCGGCCAGGGCCCCAAGGCACCGGACGCGCTGAGCGCCATCCGCGCATCCTACGCGGAGAAGGTCACCGACGAGTTCGTGAAGCCCACGGTGCTGGCCGGCCGTGACGGCACGCCGGTGGGCCGCATCCAGGACGGCGACGCGGTGCTCTTCTTCAACTTCCGCGCGGACCGGGCGCGGGAGCTGACGCAGGCGCTCGCGTTCCCGGAGTTCAAGGAGTTCGACCGGGGCGGGCTGCGGCTGGGCCGCTACGTGTGCATGACCCAGTTCGACGAGACGTTCAAGCTGCCCTCCCTCTTCGAGCCGGACCAGCCGCAGGACATCTTCCCGGAGCTGCTGTCGCGCCAGGGGCTGCGCCAGTTCCGCACGGCGGAGACGGAGAAGTACGCGCACGTCACGTTCTTCTTCAACGGCGGCCGCGAGGTCGTCTACGCGGGCGAGGACCGACACCTGGTGCCCAGCCCGCGCGACGTGAAGACGTACGACTTGAAGCCGGAGATGTCCGCGTACGAGGTGACGGCGGAGCTGGTGCGGCGGCTCGACTCCGGGAAGTACGACTTCGCGCTGGTGAACTTCGCCAACCCGGACATGGTGGGCCACAGCGGCCGGCTGGACGCGGCGATGAAGGCCGTGAGGGCCGTGGACGAATGCCTGGGCATCCTCGGCAAGGCGTGTGAGCGCAACGGATGGGTGCTGGCCATCTCCGCGGACCATGGCAACTGCGAGCAGATGGTGGACTTCGAGACGGGCGAGCCGCACACCGCGCACACGCTCAACCCGGTGCCCTTCCACCTCATCCACCCGGACTTCCGCGGCCAGAAGCTGCGCCCGGGCATCCTCGCGGACATCGCGCCCACGCTGTGCAAGGTGATGGGGCTGCCGCAGTCGAAGGAGATGAACCGGCAGGGTCTGCTGCCGTGA
- a CDS encoding ComF family protein: protein MLKALLDLLYPPSCLACTKVLPGSEGFFCEACDTALERLPPVCCRTCAEPGAFPGDACPRCRASPPPFSRAWAPFAHEGPVARAIHRFKYEDHPNLAGPLAELLADEARGFLAQAPALVVALPLHKRRYHTRKYDQAQLLAGALARATGRKAPVGLLTRQRETQRQVGLSEAERANNVAGAFTASSRVAGQHVLLVDDVFTTGATARAAASALREAGATQVEMLSLARAFTLE, encoded by the coding sequence GTGCTGAAGGCGCTGTTGGACCTGCTGTATCCCCCTTCCTGTCTCGCCTGCACGAAGGTGCTGCCGGGCTCGGAGGGCTTCTTCTGCGAGGCCTGTGACACCGCGCTGGAGCGGCTGCCTCCCGTGTGCTGCCGCACCTGCGCGGAGCCCGGCGCGTTTCCTGGGGATGCCTGTCCCCGGTGCCGGGCCTCGCCGCCACCGTTCAGCCGCGCCTGGGCGCCCTTCGCGCACGAGGGGCCCGTGGCGCGCGCCATCCACCGATTCAAATACGAGGACCACCCGAACCTCGCGGGCCCGCTGGCGGAGCTGCTCGCGGACGAGGCGCGCGGATTCCTGGCGCAGGCCCCCGCGCTGGTGGTCGCCCTGCCCTTGCACAAGCGGCGCTATCACACGCGCAAGTACGACCAGGCCCAGTTGCTGGCGGGCGCGCTGGCGCGGGCGACGGGACGGAAAGCGCCCGTGGGGCTGCTCACGCGTCAGCGCGAGACACAGCGGCAGGTGGGGCTGAGCGAGGCGGAGCGGGCCAACAATGTCGCGGGCGCATTCACCGCGTCCTCGCGTGTCGCGGGGCAACACGTGTTGCTCGTGGATGACGTGTTCACCACGGGCGCCACCGCTCGCGCGGCGGCCTCCGCGCTGCGCGAAGCGGGGGCCACGCAGGTGGAGATGCTGAGCCTGGCGCGGGCGTTCACCCTTGAGTGA
- a CDS encoding Imm52 family immunity protein: MGETYYAGGYWGPREEPPEACAQRLASFLKGLAVTDSSFAQWYETAKSPKASLSRPLRPDQDALTRWVQKNKDPVFDELGFSIGGWNGAPTAQDDCGFLIRCGSYDSRTNNRCVFSLPGRGANADRVLNASVLSNTLRVTAVAWEPDWGVAMSHEHRDMAEAQRTPKSPYVGWVTYLARHRGTVPPLPAPVRVEPVEDKGTLIILTPERFTAGNPEHVSLAERVRVLLGQAGLLEPLQAQP; the protein is encoded by the coding sequence GTGGGTGAAACGTATTACGCCGGTGGGTATTGGGGACCTCGCGAGGAGCCGCCGGAAGCATGTGCTCAACGATTGGCGAGCTTCCTGAAGGGGCTCGCTGTCACCGATTCATCCTTCGCGCAGTGGTACGAAACGGCGAAGTCGCCCAAAGCGTCCTTGAGCCGCCCACTTCGGCCCGATCAGGACGCGCTGACTCGGTGGGTCCAGAAGAACAAAGACCCTGTGTTCGACGAGCTTGGGTTCAGCATTGGCGGATGGAACGGCGCGCCCACCGCACAGGATGACTGTGGCTTTCTAATCCGGTGTGGGAGCTACGACTCGCGGACAAACAACCGGTGCGTGTTCAGCTTGCCGGGTCGGGGGGCGAACGCAGACCGTGTTTTGAATGCATCCGTGTTGTCGAACACGCTGCGAGTAACGGCCGTCGCGTGGGAGCCTGATTGGGGCGTGGCCATGTCGCACGAACACCGGGACATGGCCGAGGCCCAGCGCACCCCGAAATCACCCTACGTAGGCTGGGTGACGTACCTCGCACGGCATCGAGGCACGGTACCGCCGCTGCCCGCTCCGGTTCGAGTCGAGCCTGTGGAGGACAAGGGCACCCTCATCATCCTCACGCCCGAGCGATTCACCGCTGGCAACCCGGAGCATGTGTCGCTCGCTGAGCGGGTGCGGGTGTTGCTGGGCCAAGCCGGGCTCTTGGAGCCGCTCCAAGCCCAACCGTAG